The sequence ATGCCCAGCCGTTCTCCCGCGAGCAGGCCCAGGACGACCGCGAGGGCCTCGTCATTGGTGAGCACCAGGGGCGGCATCCGGTAGCCGCGGGCCAGCCGGTAGCCACCGTAACGGCCGCGCTCGGACTCCACCGGAATGCCCAACTCCCGCAGATGCGCCGCGTATCGGCGCACGGTGCGGACGTCGGTGCCCAGCCGGTCCGCGAGTTGGGGGCCGGTGAGTCCCGGGTGGGTCTGGAGGAGTTCGAGCAGGGCGAGCACACGCGTCAGAGGGTGAGACATGGATCACTCGCAAAAGCAGGGCGGGAACTGTCCTGCATCGACCCTACGCTCCGTCCACCACCACGGATTCCACCACGGATTCCACCACCTCGAACGGGAGAAGACCCATGGCTACCTTCGTACTCGTACCCGGCGCCTGGCTGGGCGCCTGGGCCTGGGAGGGCACCACCCGCGCGCTGCGCGAACGGGGCCACACGGTGCTGCCGGTGACGCTGACGGGACTCGGCGAACGCGTCGGCGAGGCGACTCCGGAGACGAACCTGGACACCCACATCGACGACATCGTCGCGGCCGTCGACCAGCACGGCCTGCACGATGTCACCCTGGTGGCGCACAGTTACGCCGCTGCGCCCGTCACCGGGGCCGCCGGGCGCCTGGGATCGCGGCTGGAGCGTCTGATCCATCTCGACAGCGCCCCGCTCGCCGAGGGCATGCGCATGCTGGACCTCATGCCGCCGCAGGTGGCCGAGCAGTTGAGCAAAGAGGTCGCCGACCACGGGGAGGGGTGGCGACTGCCGCTGCCGCGCTTCGAGGCTCTCAGCTCGTTCGGCAGCCTGGAGGGACTCGGCGAGGACCAGCGCCACCTCATGCGCGCGCAGGCGGTTCCCCAGCCGTTCGGCACCTACGAGCAGCGGCTCACCGGTTCCGTCGCCGTCGGCCCCGAGGTGGACCGTGTCCTCGTCGCCTGCGACGACTTCAGGACGCTGCTGGAAGCCGGGGTGCCGATGCTGGCGTTCCTCGACCAGCCGCCGTGGCGACGAGTCGACATTTCTACGGGGCACTGGCCCATGCTGTCCGCCGCCACCGAACTCGCCGAGGTCCTCCACACGGCCATCTCCTGACGCTCGCGGGCCCGCGAGCCCGCGGCGCGTCCGACGCCGACGCGGCACGTGCTCCGCCCGCTGGACGCCTGGAGCCGGCGACGGCCGGCGGAGATCCACCGGCAGACCCTTAATCCTGTGTGATCGGGCCGGGTCAGCGGGGAGACTGGTGGAGTGGATCAGACGAAGGAGATCGTGGCGCTGGTCGGGCGCGTGCTGGGGCCGGCCGTCGTCGGCAGCTACCTGCACGGTTCCGCCACCCTCGGCGGTCTCCGCCCGGCCGGCGACGTGGACGTGCTGGTCGTCTCCCGGCGGCGGACGGCCGAGCCGGAGCGGCGGGCCCTGCTCGACGGCCTGCTCGGGATCTCCGGGTCCCCGAACGGCGCCCGCCCGGTCGAACTCACCGTGGTCGTCCACTCCGAGGTCACCCCGTGGCGCCCCGCGCCGACCTGCGACTTCCAGTACGGCGAGTGGCTGCGCGCCGCGTACCTGGCCGGGCAGGTGCCCCGGCCGGAGCCGATGCCCGATCTCGCGCTGCTGATCAGCATGGCGCTCGCCGGCGGCCGGGCCCTCACCGGTCCGCACCCCGCGCGGGTCCTCGACCCGGTCCCGCACACCGACCTGGTCCGGGCGGGCGTGGCCGGCATCCCCGGCCTCATCGACGACTTGGCGGCCGACACCCGCAACGTGCCGCTGACCTTCGCCCGTATCTGGACCACGCTCGGCACCGGCGAGATCCGGTCGAAGGACGCCGCCGCCGACTGGGCGCTGGCGCGTCTCCCGCCCGAACACCACCCCGTCCTCGAACACGCCCGGCAGCTCTACCTCGACCGCACGTACGCCGAGGAGAGGTGGAGCCCGACGCTGCGGGCGCGGGCCCGGCCGCACGTGGACCATGTGCGCGGCGAGATCGACCGGTTGCGTACCAGGGCCCCGCGCATCCAGCGGACCTAGCGGTCCTAGCGGACGGGAAAGCGCGCGCCCCGGGGGGCGGAATCCCGACCCCCGCGCCGTTTTCCGCACGTCAGAACCCGGCCAGGTCCCCGCCGCCGGCTGCTACGGTTGGCCCGCTGGCCAGCAGGGGAACCGCGGCAGCCCGACCACCATCCGCAACGGAGTCGCCACCCATGCCGTCCACTCCCGCCCTCGCCGTGCCCTCGCCCGCGCAGATACGCGGTGCCGTCCGGGGCACGTACATCGCCTTCACCGGTTGCGGTCTCGCGTTCGCGAGTTGGGCCTCGCGAATTCCGCAGGTCCGCGACCACCTCCACCTCTCCCCCGCGCGGCTCGGCCTCGTGCTGCTCGCCATCGCCGCGGGCTCGCTGATCGCGCTGCCGATGGCCGGGCCGGTCATCCACCGCATCGGCACCAGGCGCACGGTCGCGGGCATGTCGGTGCTGCTGTCCGCGGGGCTGGCCACCGTCGCCGTCGGGTACCCCAGCGGCCCGATCCCGGTGGTGGCCGGGCTGTTCCTGCTCGGCTTCGCCACCGGCGCGTGGGACGTGGCGATGAACGTGCACGGGGCGCTGGTCGAGAAGCACCTCGGCCGGTCGATCATGTCCCGCTTCCACGCCGGCTACAGCCTCGGTACGGTCGCGGGCGCGCTGATCGGCGCGGGGATGGTCGCCCTCCATGTGCCGGTCACCGCACACCTGTTGCTGGCCGCGGCGGCGGTCGCGGTGGCCGTCCCCTGGGGGACCCGCGGCTTCGTGTCCGACCGCTCCCCGGTCGAGGAGCCGTCCGGAGAGCGTTCCGGCGAGCCCGCCCCCGCCGCGCGCAGCGCCCTGGCGGCATGGCGCGAACCCCGTACGCTGCTGATCGGCGTCTTCGTGCTCGCCTTCGCCTTCGCCGAGGGCACCGGGAACGACTGGATCGGGATCGCCACCATCGACGGCTACGGCACCTCGGCGCTGGTCGGCACCCTCGCGTTCGCCGCGTTCCTGTCCACGATGACGCTCGGCCGCTGGTTCGGGCCCACGCTGCTCGACCGCCACGGCCGGGTCCCCGTCATCCGCGTGCTGGCCGTGCTCGGCATCGCGGGCACGGTGCTGTTCGTGTTCGCCCCCGCGACGCCGCTGGCGTTCGTCGGCGCGGTGCTGTGGGGACTCGGTGTCTCGCTGGGCTTTCCGGTCGGCATGAGCGCGGGGGCCGACGAGCCGCAGTACGCCGCCGGCCGGGTCAGTGTCATCGCGTCCATCGGCTACTGTGCGTTCCTCGCGGGCCCGCCCTCGATCGGTCTGCTCGCCGACCACATCACCATCCTGCGGGCGCTCACCTCCGTCGCCGTCCTCCTCGGTATCGCCGCGGCGATCACCGCGGCCGTCACCCCGCCGCAGGGCGTCGTGGCCTCCTCGCCCGCGCAGCCCGAACAGCCCGAACAGGTCGCGCAGCCCGGGCAGCCCGAACAGCCTGAACAGGTCGCGCAGTCCGCGCAGCCCGGGCAGGTCGCCGACAGCGACAGCGCGGCCGCTTCGTAAAGGGCCGCCGGCCGCCCTCCCTACACTGGGTCGCATGCCCGAAGACGTGACGCTCGCCCCGATCGTGGTCGAACCCGACCCCACCTGGCAGGCGCGGGGACTCGCCCTCGCCGACGAACTGCGTACCGTGCTCGGGCCGTCGGCGCGGTACGCCGAGCACATCGGCAGCACCGCGATCCCCGGCATGGCCGCCAAACCGGTCTTCGACCTGCAGGTCACCGTCGACGATCTGCGGGCGGCGGAGCGCGCGTTCGACCGGCCCCTGGCCGACCGGGGTTTCCAGCGGTCCCCCTACCAGCACGACCACGTTCCCGCCGGGCTCGACGACGACCGGGAGCACTGGACGAAGCGACAGTGGTCACGGCGCGGCACCGCGGGCGAGGACGTCAATCTGCACGTCCGCCTCTTCGGAGCCCCCAACGAGCGGCTGGCCCTGCTGTTCCGCGACTGGTTCCGGGCCCACCCGGAGGCGGTCCCCGGCTATGCCCGCTTCAAGAGCGTGCTCGCCGGCACCGTGAACGACGTCGGCACCTACGCCGACGTCAAGGACCCCGTGGTCGACCTCGTCATCGCGGTCGCCGAGTCCTGGGCCACCGCGAACGGTTGGACCCCGCACGCCGACGCGAGCCCTGGAGCGTAGGGGCCGAACGAAGGACTCCCGGCCCCGCCCCCGCCCGCCGCCGCACCTGACGCGGCCGGGAGCGCCTAGCCTGGCAGCACCCCGGAAAGGTGGTGCCATGGATGCCGACTCCCTGATCAGGGCGGCGATCGAGGAGCACTGGCGCGCCTCGGAGCGCGGCGACATCGAAGCCGAGCACGCCCTCTACGCCACCGACGCGATCCTCGACTACCCGCAGTCGGGTGAGCGGTTCCGGGGCCGCGCGACGATCGCGGCGCAACGCGGCGGGCACCCGGCCGACCGGCACTTCACCGTCCGACGGATCACCGGCCACGCCGAGTTGTGGGTGAGCGAGTGCACCATCACCTACGACGGTGTGCCGTCGTACGCGGTGAGCGTCATGCAGTTCGCCGACCGGCAGGTGGTGCACGAGACGCAGTACTTCGCCGCCCCCTTCCGCGCAGCGGCCGGGCGGATCGCGCTCGCCGAGCCGATGCCGGGCCGGACCATCGACGGCGCCTGATCCCGGGCGACGGGTAAAGCGGGTAAAGGTCCTCGGGCCCTGCATATGCCGCGACCTGCCGCTATGCGATATATGAGGCGCTGGTGCGCCGGTTGCCGCCCGGCCTGGGATGCGGGCGGACATCGCGCGTGTGACGTTGGTGAAGGCGATCACAAAGTCGCCGTCCCAGGAGAACTCGTCAACCCGATGGGGATTCGTCATGCGCAACACGTTCCGCATACGTCCTGGCCGTGCGATGGCGGCCGGCGTCCTGTCCGTGGGCCTCGTCGCGGGAGGCGCCGCGAGCGCCGTCGCCGCTCCGTCCCACGCGGCGAAGGCACCCGCCTCGACCGCGGCGGCCGCCTCGATCACCGCGCAGGCGAGCCCGACCACGGTGAAGACCGGCGCCAAGGTGACCTTCACCGGCCAGGCCAAGGGACTGAAGTCCGGAGCGACGGTGACGCTCAAGCGCGAGGTCAACAGCAAGTGGCAGACGGTCACCAGCTCCGGCAAGCCCGTCCAGGTGCAGCTCAAGAACAACGGGCCGTACACGCTCAGCACCCACCCCAGCTCCAAGGGCACGTGGCACTACCGGGTGACCTCCGGGAACGTCCACTCTCCGACGGTGAACGTCACGGTCAACTGACGCACCGGAACTGACGCACCATCAGCGTCGGTCCCGCGAACCGGTGGCGCCGAGGGCCGCACCCAGGGCCGGCCCGCCCCGGCATCGCGGACCACGCGCCCCGCCCCCGCCCGGAACCCGTGCAGGGGCGGGTCGCGTGGTCGCGGCCCTCCACCCGCGGGGCGCTCCCACCCGCCGGGCTACACCCGCGCGGGCGGGGTGTCCGCCCCGGCGAGCAGCTCGTCGGCGATGTGGTCGGCCCAGCGCACGATCCGGTCGCGGTCGCGGAAGTCCCCGCCCTTGCCCTGGGCCAGGAGCTGGCGGGCCACGAGACCGCCGGCCCCCTCCGCGAGCCTGCCGCCGAAGGTGACGTGCTCCGCGCTGTCGACCCGCTCGGCGAGCCGGGCCACCCGCTCGACCGGCGGGATCTCCCGCACCCCGGCGGCCCCGTCCAGCGGACCGCTGCTGAACAGCCACACCGGCACCTTCAGCAGCTCGTGCCGATGCCGCCGGACGAAGCGGACGGCGTCGCGCAGCCAGCGCCTCTCGTACAGTCCCGAGCCGAGGACGACGGCGGTGTAGTACGAGCAGTCGGGCGTTCCCCGCGCGGCCCGCACCTCGACCTCCAGGCCGCGCTCCCGCAGCCGCGCGCCGATCCACTCCGCGATCTGCGCGGTCGATCCGTTCTTCGACGCATAGGCGACGAGGACCCGATGGTCTGCGCCCATGAGCGTTCACCTCGTCCGGTCGCGCTGCCCGGTGCCTCCGCTTCCGTACGCCCCTCGTTCCGTACGCCTCTAGTTCATCATCGAACAATCGGGCTCGCGGCGCGACCGCGGCAGCAGCGCCAGGAGCTGTGCGGTGTGGCCGGGCAGTTCCGCTTCCGCCAGACCCGTGACGAGGTCCCTGAGCGGCATCGGCCGGTCGACCAGGAGCGTGCCGTTGGACAGCAGCAACGTGGGGACCGGCGTGTCGAGTTCGGCCTCACCGAGAGCGGGACCGGCGAGCGCGCACAGGGCGTCCGCTTGGTGGCGGACGCGGTCCCGCAGCCCCTCGTTGCCGCCGGCGCGCGCGATGGTGCGCGCGAGGGTCCAGGGGTCGAGCGCGACGCGGTTGTCGTAGGTCGCGCTCGACCCGGCGGCGACCAGGGCGAGGGCGGCGAGGGTCGCGGCGTTGACGAGGGTGACGTGCGCGAGGATCTGGTCGGCGTTCCACTCGCCGGCCGGCGGCACGGAACCGGCGTCGGCGTCGGCGGAGTCCGCCACGGTGGCGGCCGCGTCCAGCAGCGCGCGGTAGGCGTCCCGCAGCGGGGTGGTGTCCATCATGTCCGCTTCCTTCGGTCGGTTCGGGCGGCGGGCGGTCGGTGCGGGCCGGGTCAGGCGTGTCCGCCGGAGGACATCTCCCAGGGGGCCTGAGGCAGCACGTCGCCGGTTTCGAGCAGCGACTTGAGGTTCGCCAGCACGGCCGGCCAGCCCTGCGAGATCCCCTTGCGCATGTCCTCGTCGGGCAGCTTCTCGTGGGTCACGGTGAGGCGGACGATGTCCTCGTGCGGCTCGACGAGGAAGGTGACGACCGAGGGCTCCCTCGTGGTCCGGGCGTCGGGGAGGTCCTCGAAGGTGATGACCAGGCGCGTCGGGGGCTCCGCCTCGATCACCTGGCCGACGACGTCGACGGCGCCTGACCCGTCGGTCCGCCGGTGCTCCCAGGGCGAGCCGGGCTGCCAGTCCGAGACGTTGGCGTGGCCCCAGTAGCGCGCCGTGAGGTCCGCGTCCGTCAGGGCCCGCCACACGTGCTCGGCGCTCGCGCGGATGTAGGTGACGTAGACATAGGTCGGCACGGTCGTGGGTGCGTCGTTCATGGCGTACTCCTCTGCTCGGTTCCTGATGGCGCTGATCGCTTGCAGGCGGGGCCGGTCGAACCCCGAGATCCAGCGCTCCTCGATCTCGTGGATCGGCGTCGGGTCCAGGTAGTGCAGCCGCTCCCGTCCGCGTCGCACGACGGTCACGAGGCCGGCCCGGACCAGGACGTCGAGGTGCTGCGTCGCCGACTGGCGTGCCATGTCCAGCCGCTCGCACAGCTCGCCCAGCGTCTGGCCGTTCTGCTCGCGCAGCCGGTCCAGCAGCAGGCGCCGGGTCGGGTCGGCCAGTGCTTTGAACACCGCGTCCATCGCTCTCGGGAAGCTCACCCTCCCATTATGCAGGTATTCACCTGCATAATGCCAGCCGCGACCGCCGCCGCGCCCCGCACCACCCGCGAGCCCGGCCGCGCGGCGGCGGGCGACGCCCCACCCCCCGCCCGCCCGGTGCGGTCGCCCCGATACCCCAAGACACCACCCAGGTCGACTTCCTGACGTATCGTCAGGGCAGAACTCCCTGCCCCTCCGTCCCCGCCCGCCGACCACCGAGGACACCGCGGATGACCACCGACATGCCCTATGCCACCGGCAGCACGTGGGACCGGATCGAACGCGCGCTGCTGGCCGCCGGGCACCCGCCCGGCGGCTCCCTGAGCCCGTCCGACCTCGACTTCCTGGAGGAGTTCCACCTCCTCGGCCGCCTCGCGACCGACTCCCTGGTCCGGCTCGCGGAGGTGACCGCCGGGGACCGGGTGCTCGACGCGGGCAGCGGCGTGGGCGGCACCGCGCGCCATCTCGCGGGGCAGGTCGGCTGCCCGGTGGCCACCGTGGACCTCACCCCCGAGTACTGCGACACCGCCCGCCGGCTCAACGCGCGGACGGGCCTGGGCGACCTGATCGACGTCCGCGAGGGCGACGTGCTCGACCTGCCGTTCCCCGACGGCGCGTTCGACGTCGTCGTCAGCCAGCACGTCCAGATGAACATCGCCGACAAGGCGCGGCTGTACGCCGAGGCGTCCCGGGTCCTGGCGCCGGGCGGCCGGCTGGCGCTGTGGGACGTGGTGGCCGGCCCCGTCCGCCCGCTGCGCTTCCCCGTGATGTGGGCCGAGCGCCCGGAACTGAGCCACCTGGTGACCCCGGAGGTCCTGCGGCAGATCGTGCGGGCGGCCAGGTTCGAGGTCCGCGCGTGGAACGACCTGACGGCGGACTCGGCGGCGTTCACGCGCGCGCTCCTGGCCGAGCCGCTGCCCCCGCTCGGGCTGCAGGTGTACGTCCCGGACTTCGAGCGGAAGCTGGAGACGTATCTCGACAACCTGGAGCAGGACCGGGCCCGACTCCTCCAGGCGGTACTCGTCAGAACCGGCTGAGCCGCGGCCGACCGAGCCGAAGCCGGCCGGCAACTCCGGCTGCCGCCCGGGCCGCGTGGGCCGTGTGAGCCGTGTGAGCTGCGTGAGCCGTGCGGGCCCGTGTGAGCCGCCTGGTCAGCGCCGCGTCCGCGGCCCCGTGGACGGACCGGGCGGCTGCGCGCTTGGTTAGGCTGCGGCCATGACCGAGTCGTTCCCCGCTGCGGTTCGGGGCTGGTGGCGGCCGGGCGGCCGGTATCTCCTGCGTACCGGGCGCCGCGCGCTCGTGGAGTCGTCGTACCTGCTCACCGCGCCCGTGGCCGCCGCGGCCGGCCTGCTGCTGGTGCTGGGCGGCCTGGGTGTCCGGGCCGCCGGTGCGCTGCTGCCGGGCGGGCCGCGGGTTCCGGCGTGGGCACTGGCACCGGTGCGGTGGTTCGCCGACGTGGAACGGTGGCGGATCGCCGCGGTCCGCCCTCTCCCCGCCGGGGCGCGGCGCACGGGCGCGGGACCGGGACCGGGGCCGGGGCCGAAGGTGTCCGGGCCGAGGAGGTTCCGGCAGAAGGAGGCCGCGCCGAAGCAGACGGCCGCCGGAGCCGACCCGGGGCTGTGGCTGGAGGTGGCGCACCCGGTGGTCGTGCTCCCGCTCGCCCTGGTCACCGCGGCCGTCACGGCACTGTGGTGGTTCGTCGGCGTCAGCGGCGCCACGGCCGCGCTGCGCTACCAGTACGCGCCCTCCGGGTCGCAGCACATGCGGCCCATGTCCCTGTACGCGGGCAGCGACCGCTCGCATGTCGCGTTGAGCCTGGGGCTGGCGTCACCGGCCGAGCGGGCCGCGTTCGGGACCGCGCTCGGCGTCCTGGTGCTGGTCACCCTGCCGCTGCTGACGCGGGCGTGCGTCGCCGCCCAGACCGGGCTCGGGCGGTCGCTGCTGTCCGGCGCGACCGCGGTGCGCCGCCGGATCAGCGGGCTGGAGCAGGAACGCGACACCGCGCGCGCCCAGACCGTCGCCGCGGTGACGGCCGAGGCGAGCGCGCTGCGCCGGCTCGAACGCGACATCCACGACGGGCCGCAACAGCGACTGGTGCTGCTGGCCATGGAGTTGGGCCGCGCCCAGCGCCACCTCGACAGCCGGCCGGAGGCGGTCAGGGCGGCGCTCGCCGACGCGATCGTCCAGACCCAGGAGGCGCTGGAGGAGCTGCGCGGCCTCTCGCGCGGCATCGCCCCGCCGATCCTCGTCGACCGCGGCCTGCGCGAGGCGCTCACCGCGCTGGCCGCGCGCTCCACCGTCCCGGTCGAGATCGACGCCGAACCGCTGGAGCGCCGGCTGGACGCCGCCGTCGAGACGGCCGCGTACTTCGTGGTCGCCGAGGCGCTGACCAACGTGGCCAAGCACAGCCACGCCGGCCGGTGCACGGTCGGGCTGCGCTACGCTGCGGGCGTCCTGCGGGTCCGGGTGACGGACGACGGAGCGGGTGGCGCGGCACTGGACAAGGGGCACGGGTTGCGGGGACTGGACGACCGGCTGCACGCGGTCGGCGGCCGGCTGCGGATCAGCAGCCCCGAGGGCGGCCCGACCACGGTGACCGCGGAGCTGCCGTGCTGACCCCGTACGGGACGGCGCCCGTACCGCCGCTGGAAGGCGCCGCCCGCGACCCGCTGCGGATCGTGGTGGCCGACGACGCGGTGCTGCTGCGCGAGGGCCTGGTCCGCCTGCTCGCCGAGGACGGCCACGAGGTGGTGGCCGCGGTCGGCGACGGCCCCACCCTGGTCGAGGCCGTGCTGCGGCACCGCCCCGACGTCTCGGTCGTCGACGTGCGGATGCCGCCCACCCACACCGACGAGGGCCTGCGCGCGGCGATCACCGCCCGCTCGCAACTACCCGGCGCCCCCATGCTGGTGCTCAGCCAGTACGTGGAGGCGTCCTACGCCGCCGACCTGCTGGCGGACGGGGCCGGCGCGGTCGGCTATCTCCTGAAGGACCGGGTCGCCCGGGTCGAGGAGTTCCTGGACGGACTGGCCCGGGTCGCCCGCGGTGCGACGGTCCTCGATCCGCAGGTCGTCGCGCAGTTGCTGACCGGGCGGCGCCGCGAGAGCGCCCTCGCGCGGCTGACCGCCCGCGAACGGGAGATCCTGGCGCTGATCGCCGAGGGCCACTCCAACGCGGCCATCGCCCGGCGGCTGGTGGTCTCCGCCAGCGCGGTCGAGAAGCACATCGGCAACGTCTTCACCAAGCTCGGGCTGCCGCCCGACGACGCCCGGCACCGGCGGGTGCTCGCCGTCCTCGCCTACCTCAGGGCCTGACCGCCGCACGGGGGTGGGGCCAGCCACACCCCGAACCCTCCGGCGTACTCCGGTGACCTAGGTCCCGCCGGTACGCGACGGTGGTCCGCATGACAGCGAGACCTCACTTCCCGGGCATGCCGCGGCGGCCCAGGACCCGGCACGGCCGGCGCCGTACACCCTTCGTCGTGGCCTTCGCGGTGGCCGCGGCCCTGCTCGCCCTGGCCGGCCTGGCCTGGATACCCGGACCGGCGCGGGCGGTAGGGGCCGCCGCACCGGTCACGGCCTCGACCTCGGCCCCGGCCCGTACCGCCGGCGCCGAGGCCCGCCTGGTGGACCGCGTGCCCACGCCCGTCCTGCACTGGACGGCCTGCCGCAAGACCGACGCGTGCGCGACCGCCCGGCTCCCGCTGGACTACGGCAAGCCGCTCGGCGCGACCATCGACGTGGCGCTCCTGCGGGTCGGGGCGAAGGACCCCGCGCACCGCCTGGGCACGCTCTTCGTCAACCCCGGCGGGCCCGGCGACTCGGCCAGGGACTTCGCCGCGTTGCTGCCGCAGGGCGTGAGCCAGGCGATCCTCGACCGGTTCGACATCGTCGGTGTGGACCCCCGCGGGGTCGGCGGCAGCCGGCAGATCCGGTGCTTCGGCACGACGGCGCGGCAGGCCCGCGCGCTGGGCCCGCTCACCTCCGCCCCCTTTCCCGTGACGGCGGCCGAGCAGCTCTCCTGGGTCGGCGCCGCCGAGACGTTCGGCCGGGCCTGCGCGACCACCGGCCGGCAGGTCGCCTCGGCGATGTCCACCACGCAGGACGCCCGCGACATGGACGTGCTGCGGCGGGCCGTGGGCGACGGCAAGCTGACCTACCTCGGCGAGTCCTTCGGGTCCTACCTCGGGCAGGTCTACGCGAACATGTTCCCGGACCGGGTCCGGGCGATCGCGCTCGACGGCATCGTCGACCCGCAGGCGATCGCCGGCACCGCGGCCGGCGCGGATCAGCCGGTCTTCGACCGGATGGGCTCGGCCACCGCCAGCTACCGCGCGCTGCACGAACTGCTCGACCGCTGCGGGCGGGCCGGCCCGTCCGTCTGCTCCTTCGCCGACGCGGACCCCCAGGCCCGGTTCGGCCGGCTGGCCGACCGGCTGCGGGCCCACCCGCTGCGCCTCGCCGCGCCCGGCGTCACCACGACCACCTACACGTACGCGAACCTGGTCCGCGACACGGAGCA comes from Streptomyces sp. NBC_00448 and encodes:
- a CDS encoding alpha/beta fold hydrolase, which gives rise to MATFVLVPGAWLGAWAWEGTTRALRERGHTVLPVTLTGLGERVGEATPETNLDTHIDDIVAAVDQHGLHDVTLVAHSYAAAPVTGAAGRLGSRLERLIHLDSAPLAEGMRMLDLMPPQVAEQLSKEVADHGEGWRLPLPRFEALSSFGSLEGLGEDQRHLMRAQAVPQPFGTYEQRLTGSVAVGPEVDRVLVACDDFRTLLEAGVPMLAFLDQPPWRRVDISTGHWPMLSAATELAEVLHTAIS
- a CDS encoding aminoglycoside adenylyltransferase family protein encodes the protein MDQTKEIVALVGRVLGPAVVGSYLHGSATLGGLRPAGDVDVLVVSRRRTAEPERRALLDGLLGISGSPNGARPVELTVVVHSEVTPWRPAPTCDFQYGEWLRAAYLAGQVPRPEPMPDLALLISMALAGGRALTGPHPARVLDPVPHTDLVRAGVAGIPGLIDDLAADTRNVPLTFARIWTTLGTGEIRSKDAAADWALARLPPEHHPVLEHARQLYLDRTYAEERWSPTLRARARPHVDHVRGEIDRLRTRAPRIQRT
- a CDS encoding MFS transporter, producing MPSTPALAVPSPAQIRGAVRGTYIAFTGCGLAFASWASRIPQVRDHLHLSPARLGLVLLAIAAGSLIALPMAGPVIHRIGTRRTVAGMSVLLSAGLATVAVGYPSGPIPVVAGLFLLGFATGAWDVAMNVHGALVEKHLGRSIMSRFHAGYSLGTVAGALIGAGMVALHVPVTAHLLLAAAAVAVAVPWGTRGFVSDRSPVEEPSGERSGEPAPAARSALAAWREPRTLLIGVFVLAFAFAEGTGNDWIGIATIDGYGTSALVGTLAFAAFLSTMTLGRWFGPTLLDRHGRVPVIRVLAVLGIAGTVLFVFAPATPLAFVGAVLWGLGVSLGFPVGMSAGADEPQYAAGRVSVIASIGYCAFLAGPPSIGLLADHITILRALTSVAVLLGIAAAITAAVTPPQGVVASSPAQPEQPEQVAQPGQPEQPEQVAQSAQPGQVADSDSAAAS
- a CDS encoding GrpB family protein; the protein is MPEDVTLAPIVVEPDPTWQARGLALADELRTVLGPSARYAEHIGSTAIPGMAAKPVFDLQVTVDDLRAAERAFDRPLADRGFQRSPYQHDHVPAGLDDDREHWTKRQWSRRGTAGEDVNLHVRLFGAPNERLALLFRDWFRAHPEAVPGYARFKSVLAGTVNDVGTYADVKDPVVDLVIAVAESWATANGWTPHADASPGA
- a CDS encoding nuclear transport factor 2 family protein, translating into MDADSLIRAAIEEHWRASERGDIEAEHALYATDAILDYPQSGERFRGRATIAAQRGGHPADRHFTVRRITGHAELWVSECTITYDGVPSYAVSVMQFADRQVVHETQYFAAPFRAAAGRIALAEPMPGRTIDGA
- a CDS encoding flavodoxin domain-containing protein, which produces MGADHRVLVAYASKNGSTAQIAEWIGARLRERGLEVEVRAARGTPDCSYYTAVVLGSGLYERRWLRDAVRFVRRHRHELLKVPVWLFSSGPLDGAAGVREIPPVERVARLAERVDSAEHVTFGGRLAEGAGGLVARQLLAQGKGGDFRDRDRIVRWADHIADELLAGADTPPARV
- a CDS encoding ArsR/SmtB family transcription factor — protein: MDAVFKALADPTRRLLLDRLREQNGQTLGELCERLDMARQSATQHLDVLVRAGLVTVVRRGRERLHYLDPTPIHEIEERWISGFDRPRLQAISAIRNRAEEYAMNDAPTTVPTYVYVTYIRASAEHVWRALTDADLTARYWGHANVSDWQPGSPWEHRRTDGSGAVDVVGQVIEAEPPTRLVITFEDLPDARTTREPSVVTFLVEPHEDIVRLTVTHEKLPDEDMRKGISQGWPAVLANLKSLLETGDVLPQAPWEMSSGGHA
- a CDS encoding SAM-dependent methyltransferase, which gives rise to MTTDMPYATGSTWDRIERALLAAGHPPGGSLSPSDLDFLEEFHLLGRLATDSLVRLAEVTAGDRVLDAGSGVGGTARHLAGQVGCPVATVDLTPEYCDTARRLNARTGLGDLIDVREGDVLDLPFPDGAFDVVVSQHVQMNIADKARLYAEASRVLAPGGRLALWDVVAGPVRPLRFPVMWAERPELSHLVTPEVLRQIVRAARFEVRAWNDLTADSAAFTRALLAEPLPPLGLQVYVPDFERKLETYLDNLEQDRARLLQAVLVRTG
- a CDS encoding sensor histidine kinase; this translates as MTESFPAAVRGWWRPGGRYLLRTGRRALVESSYLLTAPVAAAAGLLLVLGGLGVRAAGALLPGGPRVPAWALAPVRWFADVERWRIAAVRPLPAGARRTGAGPGPGPGPKVSGPRRFRQKEAAPKQTAAGADPGLWLEVAHPVVVLPLALVTAAVTALWWFVGVSGATAALRYQYAPSGSQHMRPMSLYAGSDRSHVALSLGLASPAERAAFGTALGVLVLVTLPLLTRACVAAQTGLGRSLLSGATAVRRRISGLEQERDTARAQTVAAVTAEASALRRLERDIHDGPQQRLVLLAMELGRAQRHLDSRPEAVRAALADAIVQTQEALEELRGLSRGIAPPILVDRGLREALTALAARSTVPVEIDAEPLERRLDAAVETAAYFVVAEALTNVAKHSHAGRCTVGLRYAAGVLRVRVTDDGAGGAALDKGHGLRGLDDRLHAVGGRLRISSPEGGPTTVTAELPC
- a CDS encoding response regulator transcription factor yields the protein MRIVVADDAVLLREGLVRLLAEDGHEVVAAVGDGPTLVEAVLRHRPDVSVVDVRMPPTHTDEGLRAAITARSQLPGAPMLVLSQYVEASYAADLLADGAGAVGYLLKDRVARVEEFLDGLARVARGATVLDPQVVAQLLTGRRRESALARLTAREREILALIAEGHSNAAIARRLVVSASAVEKHIGNVFTKLGLPPDDARHRRVLAVLAYLRA
- a CDS encoding alpha/beta hydrolase; the protein is MTARPHFPGMPRRPRTRHGRRRTPFVVAFAVAAALLALAGLAWIPGPARAVGAAAPVTASTSAPARTAGAEARLVDRVPTPVLHWTACRKTDACATARLPLDYGKPLGATIDVALLRVGAKDPAHRLGTLFVNPGGPGDSARDFAALLPQGVSQAILDRFDIVGVDPRGVGGSRQIRCFGTTARQARALGPLTSAPFPVTAAEQLSWVGAAETFGRACATTGRQVASAMSTTQDARDMDVLRRAVGDGKLTYLGESFGSYLGQVYANMFPDRVRAIALDGIVDPQAIAGTAAGADQPVFDRMGSATASYRALHELLDRCGRAGPSVCSFADADPQARFGRLADRLRAHPLRLAAPGVTTTTYTYANLVRDTEQWLHDPDGYVGLFADLTDLARLTAAGGAGDDQAAVVRRFLARHPAAQPAAGYDNRLEAFSGKVCADGPHAARAASWPAAAAAADRAAPYFGAYYAWLSVQCAGSTWPAQDEAVYRGPFDRRTAAPVLVIGDLWDPATSDDSAVKVAGLLPNSRLVSSDSWGHEALGTSACVDDTAFGYLLRPLARAPKVTHCRGDVQPFGQEPSAT